From Elusimicrobiota bacterium, the proteins below share one genomic window:
- a CDS encoding ATP-binding protein, whose protein sequence is MKEYIRKFLFDELDKRSHGEPNLIQVVIGPRQVGKTTLVLQLYKKWAGPKLYKTADLPNTPTIDWITAQWDEARVLYEKKRSKTLLILDEVQKIPRWSEVVKKLFDEDKRTKKSIRVILLGSSSLLVQKGLTESLAGRFEIHRHTHWSFPECEEYFKMKIEEYLYFGGYPGAIPLRDDEPRWSKYIRDSLIETVLSKDVLLMSAITKPALLRQLLGIGLVHPAEIISYQKMLGQLQDAGNTTTIASYLRLLSNAFLLSPLEKYSGSRIKQRGSTPKILVWDNSLVTATRGTGYKVTLKDKALMGRLTENAIGVKLLAIAQEIGGELFYWRDRDDEVDFVIQAGDKLIAIEVKSGNSPVLLTSLDLFGRRYKKTQKTVILQTNNLIKDKGDFQYITIADFFRNPRKSINLT, encoded by the coding sequence ATGAAAGAATATATCAGAAAGTTCCTGTTTGATGAACTGGATAAAAGGTCGCATGGAGAACCGAATCTAATTCAGGTTGTTATAGGGCCGCGACAGGTTGGAAAAACAACTCTCGTTCTGCAGTTATACAAGAAGTGGGCCGGGCCAAAACTTTATAAAACCGCAGACTTGCCGAATACCCCTACTATTGATTGGATTACAGCGCAATGGGATGAAGCCAGGGTATTATACGAGAAGAAAAGAAGTAAAACACTTCTTATACTTGATGAAGTACAAAAAATACCGCGCTGGAGTGAAGTTGTAAAAAAATTGTTTGATGAAGATAAGAGAACAAAAAAATCGATACGAGTTATTCTTTTAGGTTCTTCATCACTTTTAGTGCAAAAAGGGTTGACTGAAAGCCTAGCCGGACGTTTTGAAATCCACAGGCATACCCACTGGTCATTTCCTGAATGTGAAGAATACTTTAAAATGAAAATAGAGGAATACCTTTATTTTGGAGGATACCCCGGAGCAATTCCTTTGCGTGATGATGAGCCAAGATGGTCAAAATATATCAGAGATTCGTTGATAGAAACTGTCCTGTCAAAAGATGTACTGCTCATGTCGGCGATTACCAAACCCGCATTGTTACGCCAGCTACTCGGCATTGGGCTGGTACATCCTGCTGAAATAATCAGCTACCAAAAAATGCTTGGCCAGTTGCAGGATGCCGGGAATACTACAACAATAGCGTCTTATCTAAGGTTATTATCTAATGCGTTTCTATTATCCCCTCTGGAGAAATACAGCGGCAGCAGAATCAAGCAGAGAGGATCCACCCCAAAAATATTGGTATGGGATAATTCATTAGTTACTGCCACGAGAGGCACTGGTTATAAGGTTACGCTGAAGGACAAAGCGTTGATGGGTAGATTGACTGAAAATGCTATAGGAGTGAAACTACTAGCTATTGCTCAAGAAATAGGTGGTGAACTTTTTTATTGGCGTGACAGAGACGATGAAGTAGATTTCGTAATTCAAGCCGGAGACAAATTAATTGCCATAGAAGTAAAATCTGGAAATTCTCCTGTACTTTTAACTTCACTAGATTTGTTTGGAAGAAGATATAAAAAGACACAGAAAACAGTCATTCTACAAACAAATAACTTAATAAAGGATAAAGGAGATTTTCAGTATATAACTATAGCGGATTTTTTCAGGAATCCTAGAAAAAGTATTAACTTAACTTAA
- a CDS encoding beta-galactosidase trimerization domain-containing protein, whose translation MSEKKWWLTEPIRIIKFPDKFDDFTKKIQTLKKLGGNAEHLINYAFKRGGSDLPEEIFHVPWDHSLEIDSVSLKKYLEHARKQKTRVIVYYNVHSENTKYIDLMPAWVQRKEDGIAVDNLYSRNTSFCINSPWRERVFKVVRDLASCGVDGIFFDGPIFLADTCYCTACKTAFQKKYGYELPSKTKLVSQRDNPQWYDLLEFQSESMHAFLAESNRVIKQANPDTLLYMNGNTISPDWPTGRNNRKIIEVTDMLGTEGGFLIGELRESIYKPGATSKLINGLAGGKPSVVFCATGHKPWNFSTLPAGEISILYSQTITHQSNVNISYSDDPECYPNEMKVLQKYNAFIKKYPELFINTASLASVALVWPAQTGNYYTGSEIPLTDFTKEMKAEKAGNVLEEFYGFYAILARNHVPFDVIDEKALENIDPKYKLVVFPNVACMSKNVVTGVKKFVNSGGNILSSFETSLYDEKGKKCKNLQLADVMGIQSVGTPFGPLNWDFIYAANPNHFSVKGLNKRNYIVSTIHGLNVTTKLAAPIKFYEPLLGRYAGAPKKSEKPFLIENKYGKGRSIFFAGTVGHALARFNLPDFYRITRNILKSLAGVEVKLTNTPTSIEITVRKSKETGDVYAYFVNFTSETKRPIEQIIPVHYVEVELKVKNKIQSVTALWSGKKLKFTQKGNTVKFVLPRIGEYEVVKITL comes from the coding sequence ATGAGCGAAAAGAAATGGTGGCTTACGGAGCCGATACGGATAATAAAATTCCCGGATAAGTTTGATGATTTTACAAAGAAAATACAAACCCTTAAAAAACTCGGCGGTAATGCCGAACATTTGATAAACTACGCGTTTAAACGCGGGGGAAGCGATCTTCCTGAAGAAATATTTCATGTACCATGGGACCATTCTCTAGAAATTGATTCAGTATCCTTAAAAAAATATCTTGAGCATGCACGGAAACAAAAAACGCGGGTAATCGTGTACTACAACGTTCACTCCGAAAATACTAAGTATATCGATCTTATGCCGGCTTGGGTACAGAGGAAAGAGGACGGCATTGCCGTAGACAACCTCTACAGCAGAAATACTTCATTTTGCATCAACAGTCCATGGCGGGAACGGGTATTCAAAGTCGTACGTGACCTCGCGTCCTGCGGGGTGGACGGCATATTTTTTGACGGGCCTATATTTTTGGCGGACACGTGTTATTGCACCGCGTGCAAAACCGCGTTCCAAAAAAAGTATGGGTATGAACTACCTTCGAAAACTAAGCTTGTTTCCCAGCGCGATAACCCTCAGTGGTACGATCTCTTAGAGTTCCAGTCGGAAAGTATGCACGCGTTTCTTGCTGAATCCAACCGCGTGATAAAACAAGCGAACCCTGATACGTTGCTTTACATGAACGGCAACACGATATCTCCGGACTGGCCAACAGGCAGGAATAACCGTAAAATCATCGAAGTTACCGATATGCTCGGAACAGAGGGCGGGTTTCTTATCGGCGAGCTACGCGAGTCTATTTACAAACCCGGAGCTACCTCGAAATTGATCAATGGACTGGCGGGCGGTAAACCATCAGTAGTTTTCTGTGCAACGGGGCATAAACCCTGGAATTTCTCAACCTTACCCGCTGGTGAGATCAGTATTCTGTACAGCCAAACAATTACGCATCAATCGAACGTGAATATTTCGTATTCGGATGATCCGGAGTGTTACCCGAACGAGATGAAGGTACTGCAGAAATACAATGCGTTTATCAAAAAGTATCCTGAACTGTTTATAAACACCGCGTCGTTGGCATCCGTTGCGTTGGTGTGGCCTGCTCAAACAGGGAATTATTATACCGGTTCTGAAATACCGCTGACCGATTTTACAAAAGAGATGAAAGCTGAAAAAGCTGGGAATGTACTGGAAGAGTTTTACGGGTTCTACGCTATTCTTGCGAGGAACCATGTACCGTTTGATGTTATCGACGAAAAAGCGCTTGAGAATATCGACCCGAAGTACAAACTGGTAGTATTCCCCAATGTTGCGTGTATGTCAAAGAATGTTGTTACCGGCGTGAAAAAGTTTGTCAATTCCGGCGGGAACATTTTGTCTTCGTTTGAAACATCGTTGTACGATGAAAAAGGAAAGAAGTGTAAAAACCTGCAACTAGCAGATGTTATGGGTATTCAAAGTGTTGGTACGCCGTTCGGCCCGCTGAACTGGGACTTTATTTACGCAGCAAATCCTAACCATTTTAGTGTAAAGGGGTTGAATAAACGAAACTATATTGTCTCTACCATCCACGGGTTGAATGTAACCACCAAACTCGCAGCGCCAATAAAGTTTTATGAACCGCTGCTGGGACGGTATGCCGGTGCACCGAAGAAGTCTGAGAAACCGTTCCTTATTGAGAACAAGTATGGTAAAGGACGGTCAATCTTTTTTGCCGGAACTGTAGGACATGCATTAGCCAGGTTTAACCTTCCCGACTTTTATCGTATAACAAGGAATATATTGAAATCATTAGCCGGGGTTGAGGTAAAACTTACCAATACACCGACATCTATCGAGATTACGGTAAGGAAAAGTAAAGAAACCGGTGATGTTTATGCATACTTCGTGAACTTCACATCCGAAACTAAACGGCCGATTGAACAAATTATACCTGTGCACTACGTCGAGGTTGAACTCAAGGTTAAGAACAAAATACAATCTGTCACCGCGTTGTGGTCCGGGAAAAAACTTAAATTCACGCAAAAAGGAAATACTGTAAAGTTTGTACTCCCAAGAATTGGAGAGTACGAAGTTGTGAAGATAACATTGTAA
- the dmeF gene encoding CDF family Co(II)/Ni(II) efflux transporter DmeF has translation MHHSNIQVYQHPHNFHEVKESNFRKVFVVIIITELTMLAEIVFGYIFNSMALLSDGWHMATHASALTITLFAYLIAKKQKNNTDYTFGTWKIEILGAYTSAILLGIVGLCVVYFSVDRILHPLVIQYNQALLVAGLGLLVNVACAAILSFDKQGQHHHHHDHHNDHNHEHGHTHQLEHDLNMKSAYLHVIADALTSVFAIVALLGAKLMQLNFLDPLMGIVSSILIFRWSFQLLRDTATILLDSGNNEELQQEIKGIVENDNDTKISDLHLWKVEQNRYSCIISLVAKEPKELDVYKELLKEVHELAHISIEIVKCD, from the coding sequence ATGCACCACAGTAATATACAAGTTTATCAGCACCCGCACAACTTTCATGAAGTCAAAGAATCAAATTTTAGAAAAGTTTTTGTTGTTATCATAATCACCGAACTAACCATGCTGGCTGAAATCGTGTTTGGCTACATTTTTAACTCAATGGCTTTACTTTCTGATGGATGGCACATGGCAACTCATGCCAGCGCTTTAACAATTACGCTTTTTGCGTACCTTATAGCGAAAAAACAGAAGAATAATACTGATTATACTTTTGGTACATGGAAAATCGAAATTCTCGGGGCATATACAAGCGCAATCTTGCTCGGAATAGTTGGCCTGTGCGTAGTATACTTTTCTGTTGATAGAATATTGCATCCCCTGGTTATCCAGTATAACCAAGCATTACTAGTTGCGGGTTTGGGATTACTTGTAAACGTTGCCTGCGCAGCGATACTAAGTTTCGATAAGCAGGGACAACATCATCACCATCATGATCATCATAATGACCACAACCATGAACACGGTCATACCCACCAGCTGGAACACGACTTGAACATGAAATCGGCGTATCTACATGTGATCGCTGATGCATTAACTTCTGTTTTCGCGATTGTCGCGTTATTAGGTGCAAAACTTATGCAGTTAAACTTTCTTGACCCGTTGATGGGTATTGTAAGTTCGATACTAATCTTCCGCTGGTCATTTCAATTATTGAGAGATACTGCAACGATTTTGTTGGACAGCGGAAACAATGAAGAGTTACAGCAAGAAATCAAAGGGATAGTAGAAAATGATAATGACACAAAAATATCTGACTTACATCTTTGGAAAGTAGAACAAAACAGGTATTCGTGCATTATATCTTTGGTTGCAAAAGAGCCTAAAGAATTGGATGTATACAAGGAATTGCTGAAAGAAGTACACGAACTGGCGCATATAAGCATTGAAATCGTTAAGTGTGATTGA
- a CDS encoding energy transducer TonB — MRIDIYQVIKDNYTVRTTGVFNDKLLTVSIILSITVHFLMFYLPRVMIVEDEINPLDYKLVQLVDMEPLLPMMLKSENADGELKPVEQTPKEVKELPREVAKPVTELQNYSNYLPFFQVARLPEFIQKVKPEYPLTARVRDIESSVIAEGYIDAEGKMRKVVIVKSGSTEFDAAVIAALYKSKFKPAISKEGKPVAVKVRIPFKFELE, encoded by the coding sequence TTGAGAATAGATATTTATCAGGTTATAAAGGACAATTATACCGTGCGGACTACCGGCGTATTTAATGACAAACTGCTTACCGTATCAATAATATTATCGATTACGGTACATTTTCTTATGTTTTACTTACCGAGGGTAATGATTGTTGAAGACGAGATTAATCCGTTGGACTATAAACTTGTACAGTTAGTGGACATGGAACCTCTGCTTCCAATGATGCTGAAATCTGAAAATGCAGACGGCGAACTTAAACCCGTAGAGCAAACTCCCAAAGAAGTAAAGGAACTACCCAGAGAAGTAGCAAAACCAGTTACTGAATTGCAAAATTATTCTAACTACCTGCCCTTTTTTCAAGTAGCAAGGCTGCCTGAATTTATACAAAAAGTTAAGCCGGAATATCCATTAACCGCAAGGGTAAGAGACATTGAATCTAGTGTAATTGCGGAAGGATATATTGATGCTGAAGGTAAGATGAGGAAAGTTGTTATTGTGAAAAGCGGTAGTACAGAATTTGATGCCGCAGTTATTGCTGCTTTGTACAAATCAAAATTTAAGCCAGCAATTTCGAAAGAAGGGAAGCCGGTAGCTGTTAAAGTACGGATTCCTTTTAAGTTTGAACTTGAATAA
- a CDS encoding MotA/TolQ/ExbB proton channel family protein — protein sequence MAGMSFLEWFKMGGIFMWPLLIFSIIGLAYIIERSAVFLMVKIQPGMEIEDMFAKLDEKDVESAKKVLAKHKNAYITEVMAAGLDMLDQTIERMEKSMEACINIKIKILEKRLNMLVVISNLAPLTGFLGTVSGMINAFKSIAVAEEVSTQLVAAGIYEALITTVAGLVIAIVVVSAHSVFMNTVDNFINDSERLTNRLVEVLIEKKIK from the coding sequence ATGGCAGGAATGTCGTTTCTTGAATGGTTTAAAATGGGCGGAATATTCATGTGGCCGCTACTGATATTTTCAATAATTGGCCTGGCATACATAATAGAACGAAGCGCCGTCTTTCTTATGGTTAAAATACAACCGGGAATGGAAATTGAAGATATGTTTGCAAAACTCGACGAAAAAGATGTTGAATCTGCGAAAAAAGTGTTGGCTAAGCACAAAAACGCATATATTACAGAAGTCATGGCGGCAGGGCTTGATATGCTGGACCAGACAATTGAAAGAATGGAAAAATCGATGGAAGCGTGTATCAATATTAAAATAAAAATTCTTGAAAAACGGCTAAACATGCTCGTAGTAATCAGCAACCTCGCGCCACTAACCGGATTTTTGGGAACCGTATCCGGTATGATAAACGCGTTCAAATCTATTGCCGTAGCAGAAGAAGTTTCTACCCAGCTTGTTGCCGCGGGTATTTATGAAGCGCTGATTACAACAGTTGCCGGGCTTGTTATAGCTATAGTGGTGGTAAGCGCGCATAGCGTTTTTATGAACACTGTGGATAACTTTATCAACGATTCTGAACGGTTAACAAATAGGTTGGTTGAAGTGCTTATAGAAAAAAAGATTAAGTAA
- a CDS encoding biopolymer transporter ExbD, with the protein MIKVRRRNNEIPMSSMSDIAFLLIIFFIVTMSFVYKSGLNILLPKKGAQPRVVSVNEVFQLELNAVGRLSQNKINISLDSMKFGTRTGAIIKVDKACKYANVIALIEHLQKNGVYRISLKTL; encoded by the coding sequence ATGATCAAAGTAAGGCGCAGAAATAACGAGATACCGATGTCGTCAATGTCAGACATAGCATTTTTACTTATAATATTTTTTATTGTCACAATGTCTTTTGTATACAAAAGCGGGTTGAATATACTGCTTCCAAAAAAGGGCGCGCAACCGCGGGTGGTAAGTGTTAATGAAGTGTTCCAGCTTGAACTTAACGCTGTCGGGCGGTTGTCTCAAAACAAGATAAATATTAGCCTTGATAGCATGAAGTTTGGTACCAGAACCGGTGCTATTATCAAGGTGGATAAAGCGTGTAAGTATGCAAATGTTATTGCGTTGATTGAACATTTGCAGAAAAACGGGGTTTACAGGATCTCGCTTAAAACATTATGA
- a CDS encoding biopolymer transporter ExbD, with amino-acid sequence MIKIRRRKVNIPVSSMSDIAFLLLIFLMVTTLTSSQKAVTVTLPQVVKASKIDAKKRINVYIKKDGKLFYNSKQVDTDKLMDILENLAVFNKHATVFLYSDVDTEYRHVDSVIQILKNVQIRNCVFATKNVTSQVNNAK; translated from the coding sequence ATGATAAAGATTAGGCGTAGAAAAGTTAATATTCCGGTCTCGTCAATGTCAGACATTGCGTTTTTATTATTAATATTCTTGATGGTAACTACACTGACATCGTCACAAAAAGCTGTTACTGTAACTCTGCCGCAGGTTGTAAAAGCGAGTAAAATAGACGCAAAGAAACGGATAAATGTGTATATAAAAAAAGACGGGAAGTTGTTTTACAACAGTAAGCAGGTAGATACGGATAAACTTATGGATATACTGGAAAACCTGGCAGTGTTCAACAAACACGCAACTGTTTTTTTGTACAGCGACGTTGATACTGAGTATCGGCACGTTGATTCCGTAATACAGATACTAAAAAATGTTCAGATACGAAACTGCGTGTTTGCAACGAAGAATGTAACTTCGCAGGTTAATAATGCTAAGTAA